Proteins from one Rosa chinensis cultivar Old Blush chromosome 7, RchiOBHm-V2, whole genome shotgun sequence genomic window:
- the LOC112175586 gene encoding probable ubiquitin-like-specific protease 2A, with protein sequence MGRRKPSSDGPINIDSDSEPEPESDLKCSISEIYNDQLSKHRTCWMHVLAASKAQRQSLTRGETEEIKKISPCFLTFSSHRQRSTRCVKSKYVNREVSRKTQNQDTKTCSVSRRKPVPVSRACRVSRKKQKLGSEAFECYFENLWKSFSEDKKTSFTYLDCLWFSLYIKPTTTDKVLTWIKKKHIFSKKYVFVPIVCWSHWNLLILCHFGENLKSKTQRPCMLLLDSLEMADPRRLEPNIRKFVVDIFREEGRPENMNLLRKIPLLIPKVPQQRNDEECGNFVLYFINLFTESAPQNFSMEGYPYFMKKNWFTYESLDCFCQELYSSAK encoded by the exons ATGGGAAGGAGAAAACCTAGCAGCGACGGTCCCATTAACATTGACTCCGACTCCGAACCCGAACCCGAGTCCGACCTGAAGTGCTCGATTTCAG AGATTTACAATGATCAACTGTCAAAGCATCGAACATGTTGGATGCATGTATTAGCAGCTTCGAAAGCTCAAAGACAGAGCTTGACTCGGGGAGAAACTGAAGAGATCAAAAAGATATCCCCATGCTTTTTAACTTTTTCTTCTCACCGCCAGAGATCAACCAGGTGTGTTAAGAGCAAGTATGTCAACCGTGAAGTGTCAAGAAAAACACAGAACCAAGACACTAAAACGTGTTCAGTGTCAAGAAGAAAACCAGTGCCAGTCTCTCGAGCTTGTAGAGTGTCACGGAAGAAACAGAAGCTAGGCTCTGAGGCCTTTGAGTGCTACTTTGA GAACTTATGGAAGAGCTTCTCTGAGGAcaagaaaacttccttcacataCCTTGACTGTTTATGGTTTTCCTTGTACATTAAACCAACCACCACAGACAAGGTGCTAACCTGGATTAAGAAGAAGCATATTTTTtcaaagaaatatgtttttgtTCCTATTGTGTGCTG GAGCCACTGGAACCTACTAATATTGTGTCATTTTGGTGAGAATCTCAAATCAAAGACACAAAGACCATGCATGTTGTTGCTTGATTCTCTTGAAATGGCAGATCCGAGGAGGCTCGAACCAAATATAAGAAA ATTTGTAGTGGACATCTTTAGAGAAGAGGGTAGGCCTGAGAATATGAATCTTCTGAGAAAAATTCCTCTTTTGATACCTAAG GTGCCACAGCAGAGAAATGATGAGGAATGTGGTAATTTTGTTCTCTACTTCATTAATTTGTTCACGGAGAGTGCTCCGCAGAATTTTAGCATGGAGGGCTACCCTTACTTT ATGAAGAAAAACTGGTTTACATATGAAAGCTTGGATTGCTTCTGCCAGGAACTCTATTCCTCAGCAAAGTGA
- the LOC112177370 gene encoding splicing factor 3A subunit 2 codes for MDREWGSKPGGGGAVSAQNEAIDRRERLRRLALETIDLAKDPYFMRNHLGSYECKLCLTLHNNEGNYLAHTQGKRHQTYLAKRAAREANDIPTQPQSHKRKVSIRKTVKIGRPGYRVTKQFDGETKQRSLLFQIEYPEIEDNAKPRHRFMSSYEQRVQPYEKRYQYLLFAAEPYEIVAFKVPSTEIDKSTPKFFSHRDPDSKMFTLQLYFKVKPPETNKPQPPPNAIGTGAPGVPSRPLPPPPRGPPPPPLQGMEPSAPMGNPPRALPTIPGSLLPPPLMVNGPGPMPPGGAPPAPPPPPVSNNTMVNFTLGIQVGRPPTMPPPPQGFQGQQMQGQGLRPPPLPTPPSMGR; via the coding sequence ATGGACCGAGAGTGGGGTTCAAAGCCCGGAGGTGGAGGCGCCGTCTCCGCCCAGAACGAAGCCATCGACCGCCGCGAGCGACTCCGACGACTTGCCCTCGAGACCATTGATCTCGCCAAAGATCCATACTTCATGCGCAATCACCTCGGAAGCTATGAGTGTAAACTTTGCTTGACCTTGCACAACAATGAGGGTAACTACTTGGCCCATACACAGGGAAAGCGCCACCAGACCTATCTCGCCAAGCGGGCCGCGCGTGAGGCCAACGATATTCCTACTCAGCCCCAGTCCCACAAGCGCAAAGTCTCCATTCGCAAAACAGTGAAAATTGGTAGGCCGGGCTATAGAGTAACAAAGCAGTTTGATGGAGAGACAAAGCAAAGGTCTCTTCTCTTCCAGATTGAGTATCCGGAAATAGAAGATAATGCAAAGCCAAGGCATCGTTTTATGTCATCTTATGAGCAGAGGGTCCAACCCTATGAGAAAAGATACCAGTATCTTCTGTTTGCAGCCGAACCATACGAGATAGTTGCTTTTAAGGTTCCTAGTACAGAGATTGACAAATCGACTCCGAAGTTCTTCTCACACCGGGATCCAGACTCCAAAATGTTCACGTTGCAGCTATATTTCAAAGTTAAGCCACCAGAGACGAACAAACCTCAACCTCCCCCAAATGCCATTGGCACAGGTGCCCCTGGAGTTCCTTCAAGGCCTCTACCCCCACCACCCCGAggtccacctcctcctcctctacaaGGAATGGAGCCTAGTGCACCTATGGGAAACCCTCCTAGAGCTCTTCCAACTATTCCTGGTTCCTTACTGCCACCTCCTCTTATGGTAAATGGCCCTGGGCCTATGCCTCCTGGTGGGGCTCCACCTGCcccacctccacctcctgtcAGCAATAACACAATGGTGAATTTCACTCTTGGTATCCAGGTGGGTAGACCACCGACTATGCCACCTCCACCACAAGGTTTCCAAGGACAACAGATGCAGGGCCAGGGTCTtcgtcctcctcctcttcctacACCTCCTAGCATGGGTCGTTAA
- the LOC112177369 gene encoding probable splicing factor 3A subunit 1: MMMIGSILPLPAPPAKSVATHTKAIGIIPPPPGIKVVIDKTAQFVAKNGPQFEQVIAKNLDIAKSNLSFLISSNPYNAYYKLRVSEFLAQPDQSYEKLARVVDVEDGAPKPDSPSQLRPECKVPEPSEPEEFTVRLPEGICGEELDVIKLTAQFVARNGKSFLTGLRSREMNNPLFYFLRPNHSMFNFFTSLADAYSKVLMPPEGLTGKLKKSVADMSTVLERCVHRLEWEAYQKKAKQKAEDEIEQERLQMAAIDWHDNVLVEVIDFDDVEDDCLPPPLSIEEVIRGSKVVMEADDNVEMDMDEEEMQLVEDGKRVTEVADPEQPPMRIVKNWKRPEERMIQSSVERDMTISPITGELVPKNEMSEHMKISLIDPRYREQKERMFAKIRETSLVLAQEDEISRNIVNLARTRPDIFGSTEEEVSNAVKAEIQNQAISQSINGEDKNDAVNNERRNFPGPARPDMPSVRPQPPPTGFLPRVPLSTVHCSAPNSIGLPIPPLVVQFPSVGAPLLPPSIFTTATNIPTPSPPVAQFTPMQVPQRHYIPPPSVHMMPLPPPPPLPQEMHLPPPPPPPVAEEEPKPKRQKLDDSMLIPEDKFMAQHPGPVDMNVSVPIVDEGNLKGQLLQITVQSLSETVGSLKEKISAEIQLPANKQKLSGKSGFLKDNFSLAYYNVGAGQTLALSIRERGGRKR; this comes from the coding sequence atgatgatgataggtTCCATCTTACCCTTACCAGCTCCTCCTGCAAAATCAGTTGCCACGCATACCAAGGCTATTGGTATCATACCTCCTCCTCCAGGAATCAAAGTCGTCATTGATAAAACTGCTCAGTTCGTGGCAAAGAACGGACCCCAATTTGAACAGGTCATAGCTAAGAATCTAGACATAGCAAAATCAAATCTAAGCTTTTTGATTTCCTCAAATCCCTACAATGCATATTATAAGCTCCGGGTGTCTGAATTCCTTGCCCAGCCTGATCAGTCTTATGAAAAGCTAGCGAGAGTTGTAGATGTTGAAGATGGAGCACCAAAACCTGATTCTCCCTCCCAGCTTAGACCTGAATGCAAAGTGCCTGAACCATCAGAACCCGAAGAGTTTACTGTTCGGCTTCCTGAAGGAATTTGTGGAGAAGAACTAGATGTTATTAAACTCACAGCCCAGTTTGTAGCTCGGAATGGGAAATCGTTTTTGACAGGATTGAGAAGCAGAGAGATGAACAACCCCCTGTTCTATTTTCTCAGGCCTAATCATAGCATGTTCAACTTTTTCACTTCTCTGGCAGATGCATATTCAAAGGTGTTGATGCCACCAGAAGGATTGACAGGGAAGCTCAAGAAGAGCGTGGCAGACATGTCTACTGTGCTAGAACGGTGTGTGCATCGGCTGGAGTGGGAGGCTTATCAAAAGAAGGCAAAGCAGAAGGCCGAAGATGAGATTGAGCAGGAAAGGTTACAAATGGCTGCAATTGATTGGCACGATAATGTCTTGGTCGAAGTCATAGACTTTGATGATGTTGAGGATGACTGTTTACCTCCTCCACTGAGCATCGAAGAGGTTATAAGGGGAAGCAAAGTTGTTATGGAAGCAGATGATAATGTCGAAATGGATATGGATGAAGAAGAGATGCAACTTGTTGAAGATGGAAAGAGGGTAACAGAGGTGGCCGATCCAGAACAACCACCAATGAGAATTGTGAAGAACTGGAAGAGACCTGAGGAGAGGATGATCCAATCCAGTGTTGAAAGGGACATGACGATTTCCCCTATTACTGGGGAGCTTGTCCCTAAGAATGAGATGTCTGAGCACATGAAGATTTCCCTCATTGATCCAAGATacagagaacagaaagaaagGATGTTTGCTAAGATTCGGGAGACTAGTCTTGTTCTTGCACAGGAAGATGAGATCTCAAGAAACATAGTGAACCTTGCGCGAACTCGTCCTGATATTTTTGGTTCCACTGAGGAGGAAGTTTCTAATGCTGTCAAGGCTGAGATTCAAAATCAAGCGATATCACAGAGTATCAATGGAGAGGATAAGAATGATGCTGTGAACAATGAGCGAAGGAACTTTCCTGGTCCAGCAAGGCCTGACATGCCTTCAGTTCGACCTCAACCTCCACCAACTGGCTTTCTTCCTCGTGTTCCTCTAAGCACGGTTCATTGTTCAGCTCCTAATAGCATTGGCCTCCCAATACCTCCTCTAGTTGTCCAATTTCCATCGGTTGGAGCTCCTCTGCTACCTCCATCAATATTTACGACTGCAACTAATATTCCTACACCATCTCCACCTGTAGCTCAGTTTACACCTATGCAAGTTCCCCAAAGGCATTATATTCCTCCACCTTCAGTGCATATGATGCCCCTGCCTCCACCACCACCTTTACCTCAAGAAATGCatctaccaccaccaccaccacctccagtTGCAGAGGAGGAACCCAAGCCAAAGCGACAGAAGCTCGATGATTCAATGCTTATTCCAGAAGATAAATTTATGGCACAGCATCCGGGACCAGTTGACATGAATGTATCTGTTCCTATTGTTGATGAAGGTAACCTCAAAGGCCAACTTCTACAGATCACGGTGCAGTCTTTATCTGAAACTGTTGGCAGTCTGAAAGAGAAAATTTCTGCAGAAATCCAACTTCCGGCAAACAAACAGAAATTGAGTGGAAAATCAGGCTTTCTCAAGGACAATTTTTCACTTGCATATTACAATGTTGGCGCAGGACAAACACTCGCTCTTTCAATAAGAGAGCGCGGTGGAAGGAAGAGATGA